AATTTAGAGGTACGAAGACTTCTCTTGGAAACCTGCACAGGACTAGAAGCGGGTCGTGCCACCTTTGACCAAGACTGCATCCGCTCAACAGCAGCAGCATCTTGAACCGCTAAAGGCGTAATATTTCGCTGGCAATTTTCTAGATCAGCTAGTGTTACCTGCTGTGGTCTTCCCTCATCAAAAGCTAGTAGTGCGGCTTCTGAGGCTAGAGTTTCCAATTCAGCACCGCTAAACTTGCTGGTACTAGCAGCGATCGCTTCCAGATACTCTTCAGGAACTTTTATACCGTAGCGTCCCAGATGAATCCTGAGAATTTGACAACGTTCTATTTCTGTGGGTAGATCAACAAAGAAATTCTCATCAAACCGTCCTTTGCGCTTAAACTCAATTGGTAAAGCAGTTGGGTCATTACAGGTTGCCACCACAAACACCCCTGCTGTACACTCAGACATGAAGGTGAGGATATTTCCTAAAATCCTTTGCGAAACCCCAGAAGTATCGCCATTAGCGGAAAGTGCCTTCTCAACTTCATCAATCCAAAGGACACAGGGAGCGATCGCTTCTGCTGTACTGAGTGCGCGGCGGACATTACCTTCAGATTCTCCCACCAGGCTACCAAGCATTGAGGCAATGTCTAGTTGCAATAATGGAAGATTGAGGATGGTGGCAATATTCTTTGCTACTATTGATTTACCTGTCCCTGGTGGTCCCGCTAGTAGCACTCCTTTAGGTTGGGGTAAATTGAGCGATGCCTTCGGCGAGCTTCGCTAACGCGCTTCTTGGGAAAACAACCGACGACGGCGTTGCAACCAATCCCGTAGTAAATCCAGACCGCCAAAAGGTATTTTTGTGGGTTTACCCAGTTCGATACCCATTTGAGCTAATAGCCGGGTTTTGTATTCGACAACCAAGGAAATGACTGTAGCATCAATCACAATGCCTTGAGAAGTTAATCGTTCCTTCACAGTCAACCGCAGGAAGTCGCTGATTTCTTCCAAAGTTAATCCTAAAGCTGCTCTTGCCAAGGTTTCCTTATCTTCAGTGGTCAGAGAAACTGTGAATTTTACCTCTTGCTCACTGGCAGATTCTTGCAAATAGAGCAAATATGATTCTAAGTGGTCTTGAATTTGCTCAATGCTGGGTAAAGGAACTTCACAGCAAGGAATAAGCCTCAATAAAGATTCATGCAGTTGAATGTTTTGACCCAGAAGTACAATGCGTTTTTCAGTTGGTTTGAGACGATGGTACAAGTTTTTGACTCTGGTGAGAATTTCCCAACTCAATTGCAGGGAATTTTTACCCACAAAAGGGTGAATATCTCCCAAAATGAAAACCCCATTCCCCTCAAAATTGTTGATGTACTCGAATACATATATTAAAGGGTCTATGTGAGGAGGCTTTTTGTAAGTCTCAATTGATTTGAATACCAGTCCACCGTCGTCAGCAATTAGACATTGTTCTAAGCTGGATACTCCTAAATTCCAGAAATACACAGGACTGTTGAGTTTGTCCATAACTTCAGTAGTTAACCACTGAATGATAGTTGCTTCTTCAGGAGATAGAACCTCTAAAGCCACGATGGGTATTTGAGAGTCAATGGTGGTAATTAGGTTTGATAGTTTCATGGTTGTGAATAAGGAATTTTGTTTGTTTCCCAGTGAAAATGTATTGATGAAATAGCAAAGCTTGTTTACGTGAAGGATAATGAGGAGAGGGAGGAATATTGAAGACATTTTCTCCCTCCCTGGTTTGAATTTATTGATGTAGTCGGTGTTGATGGGTATTAGTGCTACGAAGCTGTTGGTGAGATTCGGGCTTGTAGGTGCGATCGCTCTCTACTATCCCCAAAGCTTCCTCAAAAGGTTGGGTTGCTTCTAGACAGGACAATCCCTCAAATCCTTCAGCTTCTATTTTTACTTCACCTGTAGCAGTGTCAAAATGTATCAATATTGCCCTTTCCATAAACTATCTCCGTACTTGCTGAGTTTGTTGATGTGCTGAGAATGCAAGACGCAAGGTATGTACTTGACCCTTGGTTTCTTCGGTGATGGTGTATTCTCCTAGCTGTTCCTGTAACTGTGCTGCTTTAGCGCGAACCATGTTTTTACCGTAGGCTTGCATGAGGGTATGAGAAAAGAAGTTTTCTCCCAGTCGGGGTACGGTTTCATAGGCATCATGGATGATTTGATACACCTTTACTTCTTGATCCCACAGAAACCCGATATCTGCACGGGCATTTAAAGTATGACCAGGGACAACAATCTCTGCACTTTTGCCTTCAGAGTCGTCGTAATAACCTTTGAGCAATTGTGGTTTCTCATAAACTTGCACGGTAAGCTGCAAATCTTGTAGAGCATCAACTAAACATTCACGGTTAGTTAATTTTGTGGTGACAGTTGAGAAATGTGACATCTTAGTTACTGTGAATTGGGAAATTAAGACTGATAAACAGGTAAGCAAATAGTTGCTATTATTTCCTCTCTTAATTGCGTAGCAAGTGTATGAGGTGTATTATTCTTATCTACACCTCACACCTTTTTTTTGTTCAAAGATGATACAGACAGGTTTTTCTACCGAAGTTTGAGAGACATGGCTGTAGCTTTGCTTAACCCCATACCCTCATCACTTGCTAATCTTTGAAGATGACGTTGTTCATCCAGCAGCTTGGCGTAAATTTCATCCATTTTTCCCTCTAATTGAGAACGCCCCTGTGAATCAAGCCTTTTGGCATCTACAGAAGCGTTTTCGAGAATGTCTTCTAGATGAGTCATCATTTGTTCGAGACTGCTATCTGCTTCAAAACTGGCGTTACCCAAAAGCATTTGCACTTTCTTAAAATGACGTTCCATCTTTTTCTTGAAGTTAACCGGCTTGCGTCCTGGTTCCCAGTTGCTCAAATCTTCGAGTAATTGTGCTGCTAATTGTTCACCACCTGCGATCGCTGATTCTCTGAGTGTTTGTTCTAAATTTGTGTCATACTGCTCGATAAACCGAGTTATTTGCTGCAAACATTCAGCTTGTTGTTCTGACAATTGCTCGCTAATAGCAGGAATAATCACAGGACGACCAATTATTACTTGTAAGTAGTCTTCTAGTTCCTCTAAACAGGGAAAAGCTTTTACTAAGTTTTGCTTAACTTCTTGTTGTTGTTCTACAGATAACTGCCAAGCATTCAGTGAGAGGAATTTATCAATTCGTTCTTGGTAATCTGTGTAACCCTCGTCATACTCTTCTCTCAATTGGGTGCGTAAAGTAGGGGCAATATTATCTCGAATTTCGATTAATTGACTCCAGACTATGGGTGCTAAATCTATGGAACAAATCCAATCACCATTGTCATAATTCATCCATTCTTGGACTGAAGCAACTTCTTGTCTTAATTTATTTGCGGCTTCATCTAAAGCTTTGAAAACTTTGATGCCTTTTAAACCAACTTCTGAAGTTGTAACTTTTACTAGGTCAGATTCTTGCTCATTTTGAGACGTTTTAAGAACATCTGCCCATTTTGGAGCATTGCTTTTAGTTGTTTTCTTTAATTGAATCTTGAACCGGATGCGTGTTTTGTTTAATTTGGAGAAGTTGTATCTTTCAACAACAGCGTTTTTGAGGAAGGTTTCGTTTGAGTTGGGAATGACTGCTTGTAGCATATTGTTTTGGGAATCATATTATTTGCTCACTCCCAAATAAGCGTTAGCTTCCAACTGATAGTTACAACCCAAATTCCAGCAATTCAAATTTTGATGACTTAGCCAACTTGCATTATTTTAGCTAAATAAGAATTAACTTACCCTACTTTGATAAAAGAGGTTTATCTGTGCGAAGGGTTGTATTCGTGATTAATTTTATCCTAACTGTGGAACTCTGGTTAGGTAGCAAAATTAGCCCTAAATTATCTTCCGCAACTTTTCAATTTCTTTCTCCTTACTGAGTGACTTCCAAGATTCTGGTATATCTGCTTCTACTGCATCATATAGTTTAGCAAGCTGAGAAGAATAGGTTGCCATAAACCACTTCCAGTAGCTTCCAGATTCTAGTGTACGATCACCAATAATTTTCCATAAAGCATAGTCACTATTTACTTTCCGATAATCCTTGTAAGGGTGAGGTTTCCAATCAGTGTGGTGATTCTTAAAGTTTTCAAAGTTTCCATCACCCTTCACAAGCTGTTGACACGTTTCTATAATTAGTTTACCGTTTCCGTCTCTTAGAGCGTATCCAGTTATACCTTGTGGACGATGATTAGGAGTCTCATGATCTCCAGCATGATCATTCATACCACTAATACAAATTTCCCCACAGAAGGGACAACTCTTTACACAACCGATTCTTACAGTAATTATTTTTTCTACAACTTTGGTTCTCAAACTGGTGTATTTACTGGCGGCTGGATTGGAAAAATCACCCAATTCACTAGCTAGTCGTGATTTAGTATTCTCTAATTCTTTACTAAGTCCATCTTGGAGATATTTACAATCAAAATCACCAATAAAAGTAGAACCTAAAATTTCAATCCTTTCTAAATTTTTGATAATAAGATTTTCTCTTGTTAACTCACTAAATTTTTCTATCCAATTTGCAATAGAACGCGAACCTTTATCTTTACTTTCAATGTATCTATTTGTTTGTTCTACAAAATGTTTAGCGGCTTCCACTAAATTTTTAATTTTGTCTTCTATTACACCTTCAACACCCTTATCTTTGGCATTAAAGTCGTTAAAATAGCTCGATACCCAGTCTTTTATACTTCGTTCCGGGTAATGAATATAAGTATAATAAGAATTAATGTCTCCTTTTTCTGCTAGAGAAATGAGAATACTTGCTATTAGTGATCCCTTATTATTGATAATTTTGGTATGAGTTATGGTACACATATCGTTGCATATTTCATCTGCCAAACCCTCTTCTATCTTTTGACTAATTCCTTGTATGATAATCTCAGACAGTACATAGACAATCGTACTTGCTAAGTTTTCTTTGTCAAAATTGACTTTAAAAAGCTTAAAGTAAAACTCTTTATTTTTTTCGAGCTTGAGAATTGGATTCTGATTTTCTCGAAAGCGTTGATCGAGATTTTCCAGATGCTTAATTGCATGACCACATATTGCTATGACTAAATCAATTTCTAAATCTTGAGTCAGGCGGAAAGCAAGACTTTTAAATAATTCCTCAGATTTTTCATGTATCATATTGTTAATATGTTTGAGGATATCTCTGATATAACTTTCATTATATGGCTGTGAATTATCCTTTTTTTCTCGAAGAATCTTATCTACATTCTCAAATAAGTTATGTTTCAGTTTTTCAATCTCTCTTACAACTTCTTGCTGTTTATCCTTTGGTATCTCCCCCTTTTTTAATACCTGAGTAAATGATAAAATTCCGGCTTGTTTCCAATCCCAATCATAGTGTTTATTATTGACAGAAAAATATTTTAATCCAAATTTCCTTAGTTCTTTCTCCTTGGATATTTTCTCTCTAATGAAGCTCCACTTACCTGAATCTGATTGTCTCAAAGCTTCCTGGGTATCTCTTTCTACATCCGCTTGTTTTAGAGGATTTTTGTAATGCGTCCTCAAATCATTCATCCAAATTAACCATTGAGCTTCAAAGAGTTCTCGTAATTTTTCTTCAGACAAAGAAAGCATTTGTCCCTGTTCTATTTTCTCCTTTTCTCGCTGTACGAATAACCGTATACTTTCAGTGATTCTTTCTTCATAGTTAAGAACTTCTCTATCAACAGTCAGTTCAGCTTGTTTACTATTTTGATAACTTTCAATCTGCTGATTGTTTTGACTTCTCAATTTATCGCTCAAATCTCTAAGTCTAGCAAAGGTACTTTGTTCCCATTGCTGTATAGCGTCTTCATACATTCCTTTTGATTTTTTGAAGAATTGTTTAAGGCTTTCTTCTTGTTGCTGGAAGATTTGATCTATTTTATCTGATAAATTTACCTTGAAATCCTCAGAAACTTTAGATAATTCAGCTTCATCACGACAATTCATAATTCTAGTATGTGCGTTTAATATAAATTCTGTTACTTTGCTGCGAAATTGCAGATCTATCTGACTCCAGAATTTATCTAGCTCTCCTCTAGCTTGAGTTTCAATAGTATTCTTAAACTCATAAACAAAATCATCTTTCTTTACCGCCTCCCAAAGATTCTGCAAATGCTTAGAAAAACTAGTTATTGACAATTGATTTAAATCTATTCCTGTTAAAATTTTTCTCTTTAGTCCATTTACCTCTTTACTATAATTAGGAATAACTGCATTTCTGGAATCATCACCCTCGTATAAAGAAGGCAAATATTCTATATCTTCAGTCAGATTAAAATCAATCAATTCCTTAAATGTTTGAACCTTCTTGCCTTCAAATTCGCAGGCTATTTTTGTGTATTTGTCAAGATTTTCATTCAAAATTCGACTTTGAGTATTTAATTTTTCTTCTGATGACTTATCAACATTGCGGTGAACAATTTTAGTCTTAGGATGCAAGTCTACCTCTTCCATTCTTAAAAAAGCATGAACAGAGATAGGCAACATTTCCTGCAAATAAGTATTATTTTCTCCTGGTAGCTTAATCAAGGCAAGATTGCTTAAGCCAATGACAAATGTAGAAAGTTCATTATCATGTTTACGAGTTGAGCCAGAAGAAAGTTCGGGAGATTTTAAACCTTCTGTATCCACCACAAAAATATAGTCAGCGTTATATTTTTCGCGTAATTTATGCTCTAATTTTACTGGTTGTAGATAAACTCCTTTTGTACAACGACCAGCGCTGACTGCAAATTGCAGCCCAAACATAGTATTTAACAAAGTGGACTTACCAGAGCTTTGAATCCCCATTGCTGACAATACAAAGACTCGCAGGTTCTCCTGTCCCTCCCTCTCCTGGAGAATTTTGTTTAATTCTTTCAGAACTGCCTCAACCCAAACATATGGAACAGAGCTAACATCACCATCCATAATTTCTACTGGATACCCACTCAAAAGTAAATCAGCTGCAATTTTTGGTAAACGTTCTAAACTTTTAAATTTGGCTCTTTCAGATTCAGAACTTGCTATCACTGCTGAGTAAATTTGACCCATTTCTCGCAGCAAATGCTCCAAACCAAATGACTGAGATGAAATTCTCTTATCTAGTTTGTCAAGTTCTTTGTTAATAGCAGCTTTTTCTTCTGGCGTTTTATCTTGAGCAATTTTTTTCATTTGTTCGCCATAGAAGCCATATAAAAGTGGCAATTCTTCTCTAGAAAGTTCATCTAACCCCAGCTTTAACCACCTGACAAAATACTCTCGAACCGAGGACTGTTCATTCAAAAGTGCTTTAATGAACAATTGCATTACCTCTGGAAGCCCATTTTTAACGATGCTAAATTGCAGTTTTCGACTTTCTATTTTGCGTAGTTCTTGCCTTTCTAGATATTGATCTAACTTCTCTTTCCCAATGTTCTCTAGCCGATGAATTTCCTTATCAGCTTCAGCCCAATCTGCCCAATTTTTACCCTGTAATGGCAATAGTTCAGCTTTGCGCTTATCTTTGTCGTGTTTTTGGATAATCTGCAAAATTTCTGTTGCTTTGTTAATTCCTTGCCGGCAATTTTCTTCTAGTTCATCTACATTCATTCCTAGTTGCTGCATTGTTTGAGCAAGGTTTTCTAGGCTAACTTTGGAGTTTTCGTCAACTTTAATTTCTTTTAATTTTCGTCGAATTTCATCCCTGATATCTGGTGAATTTTTGTTTTCAATATCCAGAATTACCAGTTGCTCATCACTATATTCAGAGAAGCGATTGAGGAAATTTTCTACACTTTCTTCTTCTTTATTTGTAATTGTTTTATCTGTCAAAATAATAATGACACTCTTTCTATCTTCCAGAAAGCTTTGAACAATTTCTGCTTCTTTTTCTAGTAGTTCTTTAGCTGAAGCTAAAATCACGATTCTGGATGATGCTTGCTTAATTAGTTCTAGTTGAATAGGATATTTCCTAGCATCACCACGCAAATTGGTGAATGAAACTATATCTTGGAAAATATCTTCTTTCACGCCTTTAGGTAAATACCAACCAATTTCTACCATACCATCCGCTAACTGCCGATTTTTAGTAGAACCCTCGGAATTTCTGTGAAAAAATACAGGATGAGATTTATCAGGTTCATTTTCACTAATTACCCAATTTAAAAGCGATGATTTAGAAAAATCAGACTTATCAAATCTAATAAAGCTAACTGTTTCTATAGGATAATTAGCAATTCCTCTTTCTTCACTTTTAATAAATTCTCCTTGTAGAGCCTTCCACTTCATTACTAAAGAGCGCATTGCCCATAAAAAGAATTTCGGAGATTTATCCTCACCTTCTTGAATCACTAAGGGAATTGCTAATTTACAGCCCCATAATCTCTGAACTAAATCTTGTTGAATAATGGAATTACAGCATAAAAATGTGGCTGCAACTACATCTAATGGATACACATTAGCCGTTTCTGGTTCTTGTTTCTTGCGTCTTCCAAAGCGACTACCTGACTGTTCCGATTCAGTTGCTGATTTATTTTCTGATGCAATTTTCAGTTTACGCCCTTCATAATTAAACGATATTAGGTTACTTAAAAAATGTGTCGCAAGTTGTTCTGTAGTTGCTGGAAGATTCTGCTCTAGTGAATATTCTGTAATTGAATAAATTTCTTCTCTTCCCAATTTTCCAGGATAATATTTAGTTAATCCTAAACGTTCTAGTATATCTTGTGACTCAGGAGAAGGTTGTTCATCAGATGATGTAACCGGAGATTTTTTTTGTGAATTATTGTCAGTTTCTTTCATAATATCTTGTAATCCAATTTCTGAATTTTCATTCTGTGGTTGATCATCAATAACATTTTGCAATTCTTTAACTGCTT
The window above is part of the Nodularia spumigena CCY9414 genome. Proteins encoded here:
- a CDS encoding DUF2997 domain-containing protein, encoding MERAILIHFDTATGEVKIEAEGFEGLSCLEATQPFEEALGIVESDRTYKPESHQQLRSTNTHQHRLHQ
- a CDS encoding DUF1257 domain-containing protein, producing the protein MSHFSTVTTKLTNRECLVDALQDLQLTVQVYEKPQLLKGYYDDSEGKSAEIVVPGHTLNARADIGFLWDQEVKVYQIIHDAYETVPRLGENFFSHTLMQAYGKNMVRAKAAQLQEQLGEYTITEETKGQVHTLRLAFSAHQQTQQVRR